The nucleotide sequence GGCCCGGTCGTCGGCGTGCACGGACACCGAGCCGTCGGCCTTCACCAGCAGGAGGCGGGGCGCCATCGGCAGGTGGGCGGTGAGTCGACCGATGTAGTCGACGGAGCAGCGGGCGAGGACCAGGCGCACGGGCGACGACGGTACCGGTCCCGCCACGGAGCCGACCGCCCCGCCGGTTGCGGAAACGGCGGGACCGGAAATCGTGGTGCTGGTCCCCGGATCCGCCCAGAATGGACGGCGTGCCTGCTGCTGGGGGAACCACCACGGCGAGCGCCGGCGGGCTCGCCGGCGACTGGGTGCACTGGCTGCTCGACGCGGCCCGCACGCGGCTCGGCATGGAGATCGCCTGGGTGTCCCTCTTCACGGAGGGCAGCCAGCGGATCACCTCGGCCACCGGCGAGCTCGATGCCATGAACGTGCAGGAAGGGATGACCGCGCCCCTGGAGGGCTCCTACTGCGTGCGGGTGCTCAGCGGGCAGCTGCCGCCCGTGGTCACCGGCGCCCGTCGCGATCCGCGGACGCGGGACCTGCCGATCACCGGTGACCTGGGCATCGGCTCCTACGTCGGCGCCCCGCTCCGCGGCGTGGACCAGCGCCCGGTCGGGATGCTGTGCTGCGTGAGCCGGGACCCGGGCACGCACCTGGACGCCGACGCGGTGCGCACGGTCGAGCTGCTGGCCGACCTGATCAGCGACCACCTGCAGCACCCGCGCCCGGCATCCGCGCGGGACCTCGCCGCCCGCCGCGAGCGGGTGCGCACCTTCCTGGCGCAGGGCGCCGTCGAGGTCGTCCTGCAGCCGGTGGTCGACATGGTGACCGGCGCGGTCGCCGGCCACGAGGCCCTCAGCCGCTTTCCCGGGTGGGGTGGGGACGGGCCGGCGGAGCTGTTCGGCGAGGCGGCCGCCATCGGCATCGGCGTCGAGCTGGAGGAGGCGGCGGCCCGGGCCGCGCTCCGAGCCGCCGGCCGGCTGCCCGGCGGGCTGAGCCTGGCGGTGAACCTCTCGGCCGACGCGCTGCTCTGCCCCACCGTCGTCGACCTGCTGCTGGCGCACGCGGGCTGCCCGCTGTGCGTGGAGATCACCGAGCACAGCCCGGTCGACGACTACGAGGCCGTCGTCGCGGTCACGCGGCGGCTGCGCCGCGCCGGCGTCGCCGTCAGCGTGGACGACGCCGGCGCCGGCTACGCCAGCCTGCGGCACATCCTGCGGCTGAACCCCGACGTGATCAAACTCGACATCGGGCTGGTGATGGGGCTGCAGGCCGATCGCGCCCGCCAGGCGATGACGTCGGCGATGGTGGCGTTCGCCGGGGAGACCGGCGCCCGGCTGATCGCCGAGGGCGTGGAGGAGGCCGCGGAGCGGGACACCCTGGTCGCCCGCGGCGTCCGGTACGGGCAGGGATACCTGTTCGGCCGGCCCCGCCCCGCCGGCGACGTCCTGGCCGACCTCGTCATCCACTGACGGCACCGGAACCTTTCGCGCCGCCGGCACCGTCATACCCGTATGACGACCCTTCGACTGCGCGCCGTCGCCGCCGCGGTGCTGGCCCTGCTCCTGGGGGCCTGCGCCGCCCGTCCCGCGGACGACGCCTCCCCCGCCGGGCCCTCGCCGTCGACACCGCAGACCGCCGATCCGGCGACGGTCGTCCTCCAGGTGAGCGAGGTCGGTGGGTTCACCACCCCCGCCCTGCTGGCCGGCCGCGTGCCGACCGTGACCGTGTACGCCGACGGCCGGGTGCTCACCGACGGCCCGGTGGTGGCCATGTGGCCCGCCCCGGCGCTGCCCAACCTGCAGGTCCACCGGCTCGACGACGGAGGCGTGCGGGAGCTGGTGGACCGGGCGCTCGCCGCGGGGGTCGCGGAGGACACCGACCTCGGCAGCCCGCCGGTCGCCGACGCGACCAGCACCCGGTTCACCGTCCGCACGGGGGGCGAGACGGTCACCCGGGAGGTCTACGCCCTGGGCATCGCCGGCGCGGGCCCGGAGGAGCGTCCGGGAGAGGGTCCGGGGCCGGCCGACGGGCTGGGACTCACCGAGGAGCAGCTGGCCGCGCGGGAACGGTTGTCCGAGCTCGTCGACGCGCTGCGCGACCCGGCCCAGGTGCTGGGGGCCGACCGGGTCACCGGCCCCGAGCCCTACGTGGCCGACGCGGTGGCGGCGCTGGTCTCCCCCTACCCCGAGCCCGGGCCCGAGCCGGCCCAGCCCGAACAGCCGTGGCCCGGCCCGCCGCTGCCAGGGGAGCCGATCGGGCCGGGGATCACGTGCGTCACGGCCACCGGCGACGACGCGGCCGCCGTCCTCGAGGCCGCGGCGTCGGCCTCGTCCGCGACCCCGTGGACGTCGGACGACGGCACCCGGTGGTCGGTGGTGCTCCGGCCGCTGCTGCCGCACGAGTCCGGCTGCGCCGACCTGCTTCAGGGGTGACGGGCGGGCCCGGATCCCCGTGGGATCCGGGCCCGCCGCGCTCAGGCGGGGACGGACGCCTCGAGGTCGGCATCGACACCGCCGCGCTCGTCGGCCCGGGCCAGCGGCTCGGTGCCGGCGACCCCCCGGAACCGGTCCAGGTCGAGGATCCCCTCGCGCCGGGCCACGATGGTCGGCACGAGCGCCTGGCCGGCGACGTTGACCGCGGTACGGCCCATGTCGAGGATCGGGTCGACCGCCAGGAGCAGGCCGACGCCGGCCAGCGGCAGGCCCAGGGTGGACAGCGTCAGGGTCAGCATGACCACGGCGCCGGTGACCCCGGCGGTGGCCGCCGACCCGACCACGGAGACGAGCACGATCAGCAGGTAGTCGGTGATCGACAGGTCCACGTCGAAGAACCCGGCCACGAAGATCGCCGCCAGCGCCGGGTAGATCGCGGCGCAGCCGTCCATCTTCGTCGTCGCCCCGAGCGGGACGGCGAACGAGGCGTAGGACCGCGGGACGCCGAGGTTCTGCTCGGTGACCCGCTCGGTCACCGGCAGCGTGCCGATCGACGAGCGCGACACGAAGGCGAGCTGGATGGCCGGCCACGCGCCGGCGAACCAGCGCAGCGGCGACAGGCCGTGCAGCCGCAGGAGGACGGGGTAGACCACGAACAGCACGAGCGCCAGCCCCGCGTAGACGGCACCGGCGAAGATGCCCAGCGAGCCCAGGGACTCCCAGCCGTAGCTGGCGACGGCGTTGCCGATCAGGCCGACCGTGCCGATCGGCGCCAGGAGGATGACCCACCAGAGCACCTTCTGGACGATCGCCAGGGCCGAGCGGACGAAGCCCAGGAACGGCTCGGCCGCCTCCCCCACCTTGAGCGCGGCGATGCCGATGGCGGCCGAGATCACGATCAGCTGCAGCACGTTGAACGAGAGCGCGCCCTCCGCGGAGCCCTGGAGGCCGAGGATGTTGCCGGGCACCAGGCCGGTGAGGAAGTCCCACCACCCACCGGTCCGCTCGGGGGCCGCAGCGCTCGCGGCGTCGACCGAGCTGTTCCGGCCCGGGTCGGTGAGCAGGCCCAGGCCGATGCCGATCGAGACCGCGATCAGGGCGGTGATCGCGAACCAGAGCAGCGTCTGGCCGGCGAGCCGGGCGGCGTTGGCCACCTGCCCGAGGTTGGCGATGCTGACGATGACCGCCGTGACGATCAGCGGTGGCACCAGCGCCTTGAGCAGGGTGACGAAGGTGGAGCCGACGGTCTGCAGGGTGCTGGTCAGCCAGTTCGGCTCGTCCGGGCCGACGGGGCCCATGTCGAGGGCGACGAGCCCGAGGGCGACGCCGAGGACGAGGCCGATGAGGACCTGGGCCGCGAACGGGACGCGGCGGAGACGTGCGAGCACAGGAGTGCCTTTCGGGGGACGTGCGGAGAGGGACGGCGGGAGCGGCCGGCGTCAACAGCCGGCGGTCGTCAGCCGTCCGAAGTCCACGTCACGACGTCGCGTGAGCCCCCACAGGTTCTGCACGGCAGGTCTCAATGCCGCACGGGCGCCCCACCATCCCGCGTGTGCGCGGAGTCACCCGAAGGGGTTCAGTCCGGCCAGACCGGACGGCGCTTCTCGAGGAACGAGGCCATGCCCTCGCGGGCGCCGGGCAGCTGGCTGGCCGCGGCCATGACCTCGATCGCGGTCGTGTAGGCGTCGCGCTCGGGCCGGTCCAGCTGGGCGTACATCGTCTGCTTGCCCCACGCCTTGCTGGCCCGCGAGCCGCGGGTCGCCCGGCCCATCAGCTCGTCGACGGCGGTGTCCAGGTCGGCGTCGGGCACCACCCGGTTCACCAGCCCCCAGTCCAGCGCGGTCGCGGCGTCGATGACGTCGCCGGTCAGCGCCAGCTCCATCGCGCGCTTGCGGCCGACGTTGCGGGCGATCGCGACCATCGGCGTGTGGCAGAACCAGCCGCCCTTGCCGCCCGGGGCGGCGAACCCGGCCGACTCCGCCGCGACGGCCAGGTCGCAGGAGGCGACCAGCTGGCAGCCGGCGGCCGTGGCCAGCGCGTGCACGCGCGCCATGACGACCTGGGGCACGTCCTGGACGGTCTGCATCAGCTCGGTGCACAGCCGCAGCAGGCTGCGGACCTCGGGCAGGGCGGCGCCGGCCACGTCGGCGAAGTCGTGCCCGGCGCTGAACACCGGCCCCTCGGCCGCCAGCACGATGCCCGCGGCGTCGCTCTCCCCCGCCTCGGTCACGGCCGCGAGCAACTGGGTGAGGTGCTCGCGGGAGAGCGCATTGCGTCTCGCCGCGCGCGTCATCGTGATGCGGACGACGTCGCCGTCGCGCTCGACCCGGGGTGCGCCGTCGTCAGCCATGCCCCGACCCCACCATGCGCGGGCCGCGGTCGGCAACGACGAACGTGCCCGGAGAGGGGGACGCTGGGCCGGTGGCCGATCCCGAACCGCTCAGCCCGACCGCCCCGCGACCGGCGGGGCGCACCGTGTTCACCCAGGGCTGGCGCGACGTCGCGTTCCTGCACTGGGCGGTGGACCCGGCGCGCGTCGCCCCCCTGCTGCCGGCCGGCACCCGCCCGGACGTCGTCGACGGCGCCACGTACGTCGGGCTCATCCCGTTCCGCATGCAGCGGATCGGGCTGCTCGGGACGCCGGGGATCCCCTACCTCGGCTCGTTCGCCGAGACCAACGTCCGCCTCTACTCGGTCGACGCGCAGGGGCGCAGGGGCGTCGTCTTCCGGTCGCTGGACGCCGAACGCCTGGTTCCCGTGCTCGCCGCGCGCTGGGCGGCACGGCTGCCGTACGCCTGGTCGCGCATGCGGATCGAGCGCGCCGGCGACCGCTGGACCTACAGCTGCCGCCGGCGCTGGCCCGGCCCCGCGGGTGCCCGCAGCAGGCTGACCGTCCAGGTGGGCGGTCCGCTGGCCGAGCCCGACCCCCTGGCCCTGTTCCTGACCGCCCGGTGGGGGCTGCACCGGGCCGGACGTCGCGGTGCCGCCTACTGGCGCAACGAGCACCCGGCCTGGCCGCTGCACCGGGCGGAGCTGGTCGACCTGGACGACTCGCTCCTGCCCGCAGCCGGCCTGGGGGACCTCCCGGGCCCGCCCGACAGCGTCCTGTTCTCCCCGGGCGTCGACGTCCGCTTCGGCCCCGTGGTCAGGCCCGGGCGGGAACCTTCCCGTCCAGGTCGTGAGCCTCGCGGACCACGTCGACTACCTCGCCCATGATGTCGTTGAGCCCGAAGTCCTTGGGCGTGAACACCCGGGCGACCCCCTGGTCGCGCAGCCGCCGGGCGTCGCTGTCGGGGATGATGCCGCCGACGACGACCGGGACGTCGTCGAGGCCCGCCTCCTTCAGCCCCTGCAGGACCGCCGGGACCACCTGCAGGTGCGAGCCGGAGAGCACCGACAGGCCCACGACGTGCACGTCCTCCTCGACGGCGGCGGAGACGATCTGCGCCGGCGTGAGCCGGATGCCCTGGTAGACGACCTCGAACCCGGCGTCCCGGGCGCGCACCGCGATCTGCTCGGCGCCGTTCGAGTGCCCGTCCAGGCCGGGCTTGCCCACCAGGAACCGCAGCCGCCCGCCGATCTCCTCACCCGTGGCGCGCACCCGCTCCCGGACGTCGGTGAGCGACTGGTTCGCTTCGCCGCCACCGGCCGCCGCGGCGACGCCGGTCGGTGCCCGGTACTCGCCGAACACCTCACGCAGCACCCCGGCCCACTCCCCCGTCGTCACGCCGGCGCGGGCGCAGTCGAGGGTGGCGGCCATGAGGTTCTCGGTCGTGCCGGCGACCTCCCGCAGCCGCTGCAGCGCGCGCTCGACCGTCTCCGGGTCCCGCCCGGCCCGCCACTCGCGCACCGCGTCCTGCGCGGCGGCCTCCACGGCCGGGTCCACGACCATGATCGCGGTGTCGAGGTCGGCGGTCAGCGGGTTGGGCTCGGTGGTGTCGAACTTGTTGACGCCGACGACGACGTCCTCACCGCTCTCCATCCGGCGCCGGCGCTCGGCCAGGGAGCCGACCAGCTGGCCCTTCATGTAGCCGGACTCGACGGCGGTGACCGCGCCGCCCATCTCCTGCACCCGCGCGATCTCCGCGCGCGCGCCCTCGACGAGCTCGGCCACCTTCTGCTCGACGACCACCGAGCCGGTGAACAGGTCGTCGTACTCGAGCAGGTCGGTCTCGTAGGCGAGCACCTGCTGCAGGCGCAGCGACCACTGCTGGTCCCACGGCCGGGGCAGGCCGAGGGCCTCGTTCCAGGCCGGCAGCTGCACCGCCCGGGCCCGGGCGTCCTTGGAGAGGGTGACCGCGAGCATCTCCAGCACGATGCGCTGGACGTTGTTCTCCGGCTGGGCCTCGGTGAGCCCGAGGGAGTTGACCTGGACGCCGTAGCGGAAGCGCCGGTGCTTGGGGTCCTCGACGCCGTAGCGCTCCTTCGTCAGCTCGTCCCAGAGCTGGGTGAAGGCGCGCATCTTGCACATCTCCTCGACGAAGCGGACGCCCGCGTTGACGAAGAAGGAGATGCGGGCGACGACCTCGCCGAAGCGCTCCTCGGGCACCTGGCCGGAGTCGCGGACGGAGTCCAGGACGGCGATGGCGGTGCTCATCGCGTAGGCGATCTCCTGCACCGGCGTCGCGCCGGCCTCCTGCAGGTGGTAGCTGCAGATGTTGATCGGGTTCCACTTCGGCATGGTCGTCACCGTGTAGGCGACCATGTCGGTGATCAGCCGCATCGACGGGCCGGGCGGGAAGACGTAGGTCCCGCGCGACAGGTACTCCTTGATGATGTCGTTCTGCGTGGTCCCCGCGAGCTTCGTGACGTCGTGTCCGTGCTCCTCGGCGACCGCCTGGTAGAGCGCCAGCAGCCACATCGCCGTCGCGTTGATGGTCATCGACGTGTTCATCTCGTCCAGCGGGATGCCGTCGAAGAGCGCCCGCATGTCACCGATGTGCGTGACCGGGACGCCGACCTTCCCGACCTCGCCGACGGCGAGCTCGTCGTCGGGGTCGTAGCCGGTCTGCGTGGGCAGGTCGAAGGCGACCGAGAGACCGGTCTGGCCCTTCGCGAGGTTTCGCCGGTAGAGGGCGTTGGACTCGGCCGGCGAGGAGTGGCCGGCGTAGGTGCGCATGACCCAGGGGCGGTCGCGCTCCTTCGGCGCTGAAGGGAACGGCATACCGGCGGAGTGTAGGGCTGCTACCGGCCGGTAGCAGCCCCGCCCTGGCGACGTGAGCGGTGGCACACTCGATCGGGTCGGAGGGAGAGGTGGCATGCCGGTCGGCACGGGCAGCCTGAGCTACGTGGTGGGCCCGCTGGTCGCCGTCGTGGTGGTCGCGCTGCTGGTCCTGTTCACGCGGTGGGCCTTCGGCGGCGGCGGGGAGCGCCGGCCTCCGTCGCCCGCCGACGACGGGCTGCTGGTCCGGGTCGCCACCCTGACCCGGCGCGACTCGGCCCTGGCGCTGCGGGCGGTGCTCTCCGACGCCGGCATCCGGTCCACCGTGCGCTCGCCGGCGGCCCACCGGGCCGAGGTGCTCGTCTTCCCCGAGGACGCCCCGAGGGCCTCGGCGCTGGCGGCGTCGTTCACCGGCCGGGCTTGAGTCAGCCGGGCCGCTGGGTGCGCCGGACCTGCGCGCCCAGGCCGCACAGCTGGTCGACGAAGTCGGGGTAGCCGCGGTCGACGTGGTGGACGTCCTGCACCTCGGTCACCCCGTCGGAGCACAGCCCGGCGAGGACCAGCCCGGCACCGGCGCGGATGTCGGTGGCCACCACGGGCGCGCTGGAGAACCGTTCCCGCCCCCGCACGACGGCGTGGTGGCCGTCGATGCGGACGTCGGCGCCCAGCCGCACCAGCTCGTTGACGAACATGAACCGGCCCTCGAAGACGTTCTCGGTGATCAGGGCCGTGCCGGTGGAGACGGCGGCCAGCGCCACGGCCATCGGCTGCAGGTCGGTCGGGAAGCCGGGGAACGGCAGGGTGACGACGTCGACGCAGCGCGGCCGGTCCTCCATCGCCACGCGGATGCCCCCGGGCAGCGGCTCGACGGTGGCCCCGGCGTCGGCGAGCTTGTCCAGGGCGACGGTCAGGTGCTCGGCGACGCCGCGTTCGATGACGACGTCCCCGCGGGTCATGACCGCGCCGATCGCCCACGTCCCCGCCACGATCCGGTCGGGCACCGTCGTGTACGCCACCGGCTCCAGGGAGTCGACGCCCTCCACGGTGATCGTGGAGGTGCCGGCGCCGTCGATGCGGGCGCCCATCTCGCACAGCATCCGGCAGAGGTCGACGATCTCCGGCTCCCGGGCGGCGTTGTCGACCACGGTCGTGCCCTGCGCCAGCACCGCCGCCATGACCAGGTTCTC is from Blastococcus sp. HT6-4 and encodes:
- a CDS encoding protein meaA, which encodes MPFPSAPKERDRPWVMRTYAGHSSPAESNALYRRNLAKGQTGLSVAFDLPTQTGYDPDDELAVGEVGKVGVPVTHIGDMRALFDGIPLDEMNTSMTINATAMWLLALYQAVAEEHGHDVTKLAGTTQNDIIKEYLSRGTYVFPPGPSMRLITDMVAYTVTTMPKWNPINICSYHLQEAGATPVQEIAYAMSTAIAVLDSVRDSGQVPEERFGEVVARISFFVNAGVRFVEEMCKMRAFTQLWDELTKERYGVEDPKHRRFRYGVQVNSLGLTEAQPENNVQRIVLEMLAVTLSKDARARAVQLPAWNEALGLPRPWDQQWSLRLQQVLAYETDLLEYDDLFTGSVVVEQKVAELVEGARAEIARVQEMGGAVTAVESGYMKGQLVGSLAERRRRMESGEDVVVGVNKFDTTEPNPLTADLDTAIMVVDPAVEAAAQDAVREWRAGRDPETVERALQRLREVAGTTENLMAATLDCARAGVTTGEWAGVLREVFGEYRAPTGVAAAAGGGEANQSLTDVRERVRATGEEIGGRLRFLVGKPGLDGHSNGAEQIAVRARDAGFEVVYQGIRLTPAQIVSAAVEEDVHVVGLSVLSGSHLQVVPAVLQGLKEAGLDDVPVVVGGIIPDSDARRLRDQGVARVFTPKDFGLNDIMGEVVDVVREAHDLDGKVPARA
- a CDS encoding DUF2071 domain-containing protein; translation: MADPEPLSPTAPRPAGRTVFTQGWRDVAFLHWAVDPARVAPLLPAGTRPDVVDGATYVGLIPFRMQRIGLLGTPGIPYLGSFAETNVRLYSVDAQGRRGVVFRSLDAERLVPVLAARWAARLPYAWSRMRIERAGDRWTYSCRRRWPGPAGARSRLTVQVGGPLAEPDPLALFLTARWGLHRAGRRGAAYWRNEHPAWPLHRAELVDLDDSLLPAAGLGDLPGPPDSVLFSPGVDVRFGPVVRPGREPSRPGREPRGPRRLPRP
- the murA gene encoding UDP-N-acetylglucosamine 1-carboxyvinyltransferase, translating into MECFEVTGGARLSGRVRVTGAKNSALKLMAAALLATGRTTIDEVPDILDVAIMSEVLRRLGCAVSYDRTPGGGGGGRLVIDVPENPSTETDYDLVRRMRASISVLGPLVARCGSARVALPGGDAIGSRGLDMHISGLERLGATIISEHGFLVATAPRLTGTSIWLDFPSVGATENLVMAAVLAQGTTVVDNAAREPEIVDLCRMLCEMGARIDGAGTSTITVEGVDSLEPVAYTTVPDRIVAGTWAIGAVMTRGDVVIERGVAEHLTVALDKLADAGATVEPLPGGIRVAMEDRPRCVDVVTLPFPGFPTDLQPMAVALAAVSTGTALITENVFEGRFMFVNELVRLGADVRIDGHHAVVRGRERFSSAPVVATDIRAGAGLVLAGLCSDGVTEVQDVHHVDRGYPDFVDQLCGLGAQVRRTQRPG
- a CDS encoding enoyl-CoA hydratase-related protein, producing the protein MADDGAPRVERDGDVVRITMTRAARRNALSREHLTQLLAAVTEAGESDAAGIVLAAEGPVFSAGHDFADVAGAALPEVRSLLRLCTELMQTVQDVPQVVMARVHALATAAGCQLVASCDLAVAAESAGFAAPGGKGGWFCHTPMVAIARNVGRKRAMELALTGDVIDAATALDWGLVNRVVPDADLDTAVDELMGRATRGSRASKAWGKQTMYAQLDRPERDAYTTAIEVMAAASQLPGAREGMASFLEKRRPVWPD
- a CDS encoding dicarboxylate/amino acid:cation symporter encodes the protein MLARLRRVPFAAQVLIGLVLGVALGLVALDMGPVGPDEPNWLTSTLQTVGSTFVTLLKALVPPLIVTAVIVSIANLGQVANAARLAGQTLLWFAITALIAVSIGIGLGLLTDPGRNSSVDAASAAAPERTGGWWDFLTGLVPGNILGLQGSAEGALSFNVLQLIVISAAIGIAALKVGEAAEPFLGFVRSALAIVQKVLWWVILLAPIGTVGLIGNAVASYGWESLGSLGIFAGAVYAGLALVLFVVYPVLLRLHGLSPLRWFAGAWPAIQLAFVSRSSIGTLPVTERVTEQNLGVPRSYASFAVPLGATTKMDGCAAIYPALAAIFVAGFFDVDLSITDYLLIVLVSVVGSAATAGVTGAVVMLTLTLSTLGLPLAGVGLLLAVDPILDMGRTAVNVAGQALVPTIVARREGILDLDRFRGVAGTEPLARADERGGVDADLEASVPA
- a CDS encoding EAL domain-containing protein translates to MPAAGGTTTASAGGLAGDWVHWLLDAARTRLGMEIAWVSLFTEGSQRITSATGELDAMNVQEGMTAPLEGSYCVRVLSGQLPPVVTGARRDPRTRDLPITGDLGIGSYVGAPLRGVDQRPVGMLCCVSRDPGTHLDADAVRTVELLADLISDHLQHPRPASARDLAARRERVRTFLAQGAVEVVLQPVVDMVTGAVAGHEALSRFPGWGGDGPAELFGEAAAIGIGVELEEAAARAALRAAGRLPGGLSLAVNLSADALLCPTVVDLLLAHAGCPLCVEITEHSPVDDYEAVVAVTRRLRRAGVAVSVDDAGAGYASLRHILRLNPDVIKLDIGLVMGLQADRARQAMTSAMVAFAGETGARLIAEGVEEAAERDTLVARGVRYGQGYLFGRPRPAGDVLADLVIH